The following coding sequences are from one Arachis hypogaea cultivar Tifrunner chromosome 7, arahy.Tifrunner.gnm2.J5K5, whole genome shotgun sequence window:
- the LOC112703318 gene encoding auxin-responsive protein IAA9 → MSPLLGVVGDEEGQQSHVTLLVSSSSTMESVNCLNSSKLKERNYMGLSDCSSVDSSVPSFSDETKSNLNLKATELRLGLPGSQSPERDSDLCLRSSTQFDEKPLFPLRPVADDHHSSSKPALLGNKRGFSDAMTGFSEEKLLVSSDANTILPSRPSPTVGLKSSSMLENAAAQQAKVNEVATSKVGERPHAAKETRPSLNDSTVNNNSSAPAPKAQVVGWPPIRSFRKNSLATTSKNAEEVDGKMASGALFVKVSMDGAPYLRKVDLKNYSAYPELSSALEKMFSCFTIGQCGSHGNLGKEMLSETKLKDLLHGSEYVLTYEDKDGDWMLVGDVPWEMFIETCRRLRIMKGADAIGLAPRAVEKSKSRN, encoded by the exons ATGTCTCCGCTACTCGGCGTGGTGGGGGATGAGGAAGGTCAGCAGAGCCATGTGACTCTGTTGGTTTCTTCCTCATCCACCATGGAAAGTGTGAATTGTCTGAACAGCTCGAAACTGAAGGAGCGAAACTACATGGGATTGTCTGATTGTTCTTCTGTGGATAGCTCAGTTCCCTCATTCTCTGATGAGACTAAAAGCAATCTGAACCTCAAAGCTACTGAGCTGAGGTTGGGGCTTCCGGGATCTCAGTCTCCTGAAAGAGACTCAGATCTTTGCTTGAGGAGTTCTACTCAATTTGATGAGAAACCTTTGTTTCCTTTGCGTCCTGTAGCTGATGATCATCATTCCTCGTCGAAGCCTGCTCTTTTGGGCAACAAAAGAGGGTTTTCGGATGCAATGACTGGGTTCTCTGAG GAGAAATTGCTTGTTAGTTCGGACGCCAATACAATATTGCCATCTAGGCCTTCTCCTACTGTGGGATTGAAATCGAGCTCAATGCTTGAGAATGCTGCGGCTCAGCAAGCGAAAGTCAATGAAGTAGCAACATCCAAGGTGGGAGAGAGGCCTCATGCTGCCAAAGAAACCAGGCCAAGCCTTAACGATTCCACTGTGAATAATAATAGCAGTGCACCAGCTCCAAA GGCACAGGTTGTAGGATGGCCTCCAATAAGatcttttaggaaaaattcattgGCTACTACATCGAAGAATGCTGAAGAAGTAGATGGAAAAATGGCTTCTGGTGCACTGTTTGTGAAGGTAAGTATGGATGGCGCGCCATACTTGAGAAAAGTGGACTTGAAGAATTACTCTGCCTATCCAGAGCTTTCTTCTGCTCTGGAGAAGATGTTCAGCTGCTTCACCATAG GTCAATGTGGATCTCATGGAAATCTTGGGAAGGAAATGCTGAGTGAAACCAAGCTGAAGGATCTACTTCATGGATCAGAATATGTTCTTACTTATGAGGATAAAGACGGTGATTGGATGCTAGTGGGTGATGTTCCCTGGGA GATGTTCATCGAAACATGCAGGAGGCTGAGGATCATGAAGGGCGCTGATGCCATTGGTCTAG CACCAAGAGCCGTCGAGAAAAGCAAAAGCAGGAACTAG